From Mycobacterium lacus, one genomic window encodes:
- the istB gene encoding IS21-like element helper ATPase IstB, which produces MGICDPALRNALRTLKLSGMLDTLDARLAQTRNGDFGHLEFLQALCEDEIARRESAALTRRIRRAKFEEQATFESFDFSANPKLPAAILRDLAALRWLDAGESVILYGPVGVGKTHVAQALGHAVARRGGDVRFAKTSRMLADLAGGHADRSLGQRIREYTKPLVLILDDFAMREHTTMHADDLYELINERAVSGKPLILTSNRAPNDWYGLFPNPVVAESLLDRIINSSYQILMDGPSYRPRKRPGRSVS; this is translated from the coding sequence ATGGGTATTTGTGACCCCGCGCTGCGCAACGCGCTGCGCACTCTGAAACTGTCGGGCATGCTTGACACCCTCGACGCCCGGCTAGCCCAGACCCGCAACGGCGACTTCGGGCACCTCGAATTCCTGCAAGCACTGTGCGAGGACGAGATCGCCCGCCGCGAATCGGCCGCCCTGACACGGCGCATCCGCCGCGCGAAGTTCGAAGAACAAGCCACCTTCGAATCCTTCGACTTCTCCGCCAACCCGAAACTGCCCGCCGCCATACTGCGCGACCTGGCCGCGCTGCGCTGGCTCGACGCCGGCGAGTCGGTCATCCTCTACGGACCCGTTGGGGTAGGCAAAACCCATGTGGCACAAGCACTCGGGCATGCTGTAGCCCGACGCGGCGGCGACGTCCGTTTCGCCAAAACCTCTCGGATGCTCGCCGACCTCGCCGGCGGGCACGCCGACCGCAGTTTGGGCCAACGCATCCGCGAATACACCAAACCGCTCGTGTTGATTCTTGATGATTTTGCGATGCGCGAGCACACGACCATGCACGCCGACGACCTCTACGAGCTAATCAACGAACGCGCGGTCAGCGGCAAGCCGCTGATCTTGACCTCCAACCGCGCCCCCAACGACTGGTACGGCCTATTCCCGAACCCGGTCGTCGCCGAATCGCTACTCGACAGGATCATCAACAGCAGCTACCAGATCCTCATGGACGGACCCAGCTACCGGCCCCGCAAACGGCCCGGACGCAGCGTCAGCTAG
- a CDS encoding 2-keto-4-pentenoate hydratase has translation MLTVATRDELAADLAQAERSREPIAPLTAAYPDIDVVDAYEIQLINIRQRVAEGARVVGHKVGLSSKVMQQLMGVDEPDYGHLLDEMRVFEDSPVKAENYLSPRVEVEVGFILAADLPGADCTDDDVLAGTEALVPAIELIDTRIADWKIAICDTIADNASSAGFVLGAARVSPADIDVKAIDATLTRNGEVVAEGRSDAVLGNPVTAVAWLARKVESFGVRLRKGDIVLPGSCTFAVEARAGDEFVADFTGLGSVRLSFE, from the coding sequence ATGCTCACTGTTGCCACCCGTGACGAGCTGGCCGCCGACTTGGCTCAGGCCGAGCGGAGCCGCGAGCCGATCGCCCCGCTGACCGCCGCCTACCCCGATATCGACGTCGTCGACGCCTACGAGATCCAGCTGATCAACATCCGTCAGCGGGTCGCCGAGGGGGCCCGGGTGGTGGGCCACAAGGTGGGGCTGTCGTCGAAGGTGATGCAGCAGTTGATGGGTGTCGACGAGCCTGACTACGGGCATCTGCTCGACGAGATGCGGGTGTTCGAAGACAGCCCGGTGAAGGCGGAGAATTACCTGTCTCCGCGGGTGGAGGTCGAGGTGGGCTTCATCCTGGCCGCGGACCTGCCGGGTGCCGACTGCACCGACGACGACGTGTTGGCGGGAACCGAAGCCCTGGTCCCGGCGATCGAGCTGATCGACACCAGGATCGCCGACTGGAAGATCGCGATATGCGACACCATCGCCGACAACGCCTCGTCGGCCGGCTTCGTGCTCGGTGCGGCCCGGGTGTCGCCGGCAGATATCGACGTCAAGGCGATCGACGCGACCCTGACCCGCAACGGTGAGGTGGTCGCCGAGGGCCGCAGCGACGCGGTACTGGGCAACCCGGTCACCGCGGTGGCGTGGCTGGCCCGCAAGGTGGAAAGCTTCGGGGTGCGCCTGCGAAAAGGCGACATCGTGTTGCCGGGGTCATGCACGTTTGCGGTCGAAGCGCGGGCGGGGGACGAGTTCGTCGCCGACTTCACGGGCCTGGGTTCGGTTCGGTTGTCGTTCGAATAA
- a CDS encoding bifunctional MaoC family dehydratase N-terminal/OB-fold nucleic acid binding domain-containing protein: protein MTEVTDIHEAVAQIKAAGGSKPRAGRDPVNQPMINNWVEAIGDRNPIYVDEAAARAAGHPGIVAPPAMIQVWTMYGLGGVRPKDDPLGPIIKLFDDAGYIGVVATNCEQTYHRYLQPGEEVSITAELADVVGPKQTALGEGFFINQHVVWRVGDQDVAEMNWRILKFKPAGSADAAIPGDLDPDAMMRPSSSRDTAFFWEGVKAHELRIQKRPDGSLQHPPVPAVWQDKSAPIEYCVASGRGTVFSFVVHHAPKVPGRTLPFVIALVELEEGVRMLGELRGVDPSRVEIGMPVRATYIDFPEWSLYAWEPDE, encoded by the coding sequence ATGACCGAGGTGACCGACATCCACGAAGCCGTCGCTCAGATCAAGGCGGCCGGTGGTAGCAAACCGCGCGCCGGCCGGGACCCGGTGAACCAGCCGATGATCAACAACTGGGTGGAGGCCATCGGCGACCGCAATCCCATTTATGTGGATGAGGCCGCGGCGCGCGCTGCCGGTCACCCGGGAATTGTCGCTCCGCCGGCGATGATTCAGGTGTGGACGATGTACGGCCTGGGCGGGGTCCGTCCGAAGGACGATCCGCTGGGGCCCATCATCAAGCTGTTCGACGATGCGGGCTATATCGGCGTGGTGGCCACCAACTGTGAGCAGACCTATCACCGGTATCTGCAGCCCGGCGAGGAAGTCAGCATCACCGCCGAGCTTGCCGACGTGGTGGGGCCCAAGCAAACCGCCCTCGGCGAAGGTTTTTTCATCAACCAGCACGTCGTGTGGCGGGTTGGTGACCAGGATGTGGCCGAGATGAACTGGCGGATCCTCAAGTTCAAGCCCGCCGGATCGGCTGACGCGGCTATACCGGGCGATCTGGACCCTGATGCGATGATGCGGCCGTCGTCGTCGCGCGACACCGCGTTCTTCTGGGAAGGGGTGAAAGCCCACGAGTTGCGGATTCAGAAGCGGCCGGACGGCAGCCTGCAGCACCCGCCGGTGCCGGCGGTGTGGCAGGACAAGTCGGCGCCGATCGAGTATTGCGTCGCGAGTGGTCGCGGCACGGTGTTCAGTTTCGTGGTGCACCACGCGCCGAAGGTGCCTGGTCGCACTTTACCTTTCGTGATCGCGTTGGTAGAGCTCGAGGAAGGCGTGCGGATGCTGGGCGAGTTGCGCGGTGTCGACCCGTCTCGGGTCGAGATCGGAATGCCGGTGCGGGCGACCTATATCGATTTTCCGGAGTGGAGCCTCTACGCGTGGGAGCCTGACGAATGA
- a CDS encoding lipid-transfer protein has protein sequence MGPASGRYLQSGKAAIVGIGATDFSKNSGRSELRLAAEAVLDALGDAGLSPADVDGLTTFTMDTNTEVAVARAVGIGELKFFSKIHYGGGAACATVQHAAMAVVTGVADVVVAYRAFNERSGMRFGQVQTRLTENADSTGVDNSFSYPHGLSTPAAQVAMIARRYMHLSGASSRDFGAVSVADRRHAAKNPKAYFYEKPITIEDHQNSRWIAEPLRLLDCCQETDGAVAIVVTSLERARDLKQRPAIIEAAAQGSSPDQYTMVSYYRPELDGLPEMGLVGRQLWQQSGLAPADIQTAVLYDHFTPFTLIQLEELGFCGRGEAKDFIADGAIEVGGRLPINTHGGQLGEAYIHGMNGIAEGVRQLRGTSVNQVPDVEHVLVTAGTGVPTSGLILG, from the coding sequence GTGGGCCCCGCGAGCGGGAGGTACCTCCAGTCCGGCAAGGCCGCCATCGTCGGCATTGGCGCCACCGACTTCTCGAAAAACTCCGGTCGCAGCGAGCTGCGGCTGGCGGCCGAGGCGGTGTTGGATGCATTGGGCGACGCGGGCCTAAGCCCGGCCGACGTCGATGGTCTGACCACCTTCACGATGGACACCAACACCGAAGTCGCCGTCGCACGTGCGGTCGGTATCGGCGAGTTGAAGTTCTTCTCGAAGATCCACTACGGCGGCGGCGCCGCGTGCGCGACCGTCCAGCATGCGGCGATGGCCGTCGTGACCGGGGTGGCCGACGTGGTGGTGGCATACCGGGCGTTCAACGAGCGGTCCGGCATGCGGTTCGGCCAGGTGCAGACGCGGCTGACGGAGAATGCCGATTCGACGGGCGTGGACAATTCGTTCTCGTATCCACACGGGCTTTCGACGCCGGCCGCGCAGGTCGCGATGATCGCTCGACGGTATATGCATCTTTCCGGTGCTTCTAGCCGGGACTTCGGCGCGGTGTCGGTGGCCGACCGCAGGCACGCCGCCAAGAATCCGAAGGCGTACTTCTACGAGAAGCCGATAACCATTGAGGACCACCAGAATTCGCGCTGGATTGCCGAACCGTTGCGGCTGCTGGACTGTTGCCAAGAGACCGACGGCGCCGTCGCGATCGTGGTTACCTCGCTCGAGCGGGCGCGCGACCTCAAGCAGAGGCCGGCGATCATCGAGGCGGCCGCGCAGGGCTCGAGTCCCGACCAATACACGATGGTCAGCTACTACCGGCCCGAGTTGGATGGCCTACCGGAGATGGGCCTGGTGGGCCGGCAGCTGTGGCAGCAGTCGGGGCTCGCGCCGGCCGACATCCAGACCGCCGTGCTCTATGACCACTTCACGCCGTTCACCCTGATTCAGTTGGAGGAGTTGGGATTTTGCGGCCGGGGGGAAGCCAAGGACTTCATCGCCGACGGCGCGATCGAGGTGGGCGGGCGGTTGCCCATCAACACGCACGGGGGTCAACTCGGTGAGGCCTACATCCACGGCATGAACGGAATCGCGGAGGGCGTTCGGCAACTGCGCGGCACCTCGGTGAATCAAGTACCCGACGTCGAGCACGTGCTCGTCACCGCGGGGACCGGGGTGCCGACCTCCGGTCTGATTCTGGGTTAG
- a CDS encoding MaoC/PaaZ C-terminal domain-containing protein: MPIDVEVALNAVLDPIEFSWASSDVQLYHLGLGAGADPMDPRELRYLVDDTPQVLPTFATVAATFHATKPPTVRFPGIDIELSRVLHASERVEVPAPLPPSGSARAVTRFTDIWDKGKAAVILSETTVTAPDGAPLWTQKRSIFARGEGGFGGQRGPSASDAAPDRAPDLEVAMPILPQQALLYRLCGDRNPLHSDPEFASAAGFSQPILHGLCTYGMACKAIVDTLMDGDAGAVAAYGARFAGVAFPGETLTVNIWKDDGRIVACVVAPSRDNTVVLSGVELVPV, from the coding sequence ATGCCGATCGACGTGGAAGTCGCCCTGAACGCGGTATTGGACCCGATCGAATTCTCTTGGGCCAGCAGCGATGTGCAGCTCTATCACCTGGGGCTGGGCGCCGGCGCGGATCCGATGGATCCGCGCGAGCTGCGCTACCTGGTGGACGACACGCCACAGGTGCTGCCGACGTTCGCCACCGTGGCCGCGACCTTCCACGCCACCAAGCCGCCGACCGTGCGGTTTCCCGGCATCGACATCGAGCTGAGCAGGGTGCTGCACGCGAGTGAGCGGGTGGAGGTGCCCGCGCCACTGCCGCCGTCGGGATCGGCGCGGGCGGTCACAAGGTTCACCGACATCTGGGACAAGGGCAAGGCCGCGGTGATCCTAAGCGAGACAACGGTGACCGCGCCCGACGGCGCGCCGCTGTGGACGCAGAAGCGGTCGATATTCGCCCGCGGCGAAGGTGGATTCGGCGGCCAGCGCGGGCCGTCAGCGTCGGACGCGGCGCCGGACCGGGCACCCGACCTGGAGGTCGCGATGCCGATTCTCCCACAGCAGGCGCTGCTCTACCGACTCTGCGGCGACCGCAACCCGCTGCACTCCGATCCGGAATTCGCCTCTGCTGCAGGCTTTTCCCAGCCCATTCTGCATGGCCTATGCACCTACGGCATGGCCTGCAAGGCCATCGTCGACACGCTGATGGACGGCGATGCCGGGGCCGTGGCCGCCTACGGCGCACGTTTCGCCGGGGTGGCCTTCCCCGGCGAAACGCTCACGGTCAACATCTGGAAGGACGACGGCCGCATCGTGGCCTGTGTTGTCGCGCCTTCGCGCGACAACACAGTAGTTCTCAGCGGCGTCGAGCTCGTCCCGGTCTAG
- the kstD gene encoding 3-oxosteroid 1-dehydrogenase — protein MTAQEYDVVVAGSGAAGMVAALTAAHRGLSTVVVEKAEHYGGSTARSGGGVWIPNNEVLKRRRVKDTPEAARAYLHGIVGDVVAPERIDAYLDRGPEMLSFVLKHTPLKMCWVPGYSDYYPEAPGGRPRGRSIEPKPFNARKLGVDEAGLEPAYGKVPLNVVVMQQDYVRLNQLKRHPRGVLRSLRVGARTMWAKSTGKNLVGMGRALIGPLRIGLQRAGVPVRLNTALTDLYVEDGPNGPVVRGVYVRDTTAPESAEPQLIRARRGVILACGGFEHNEQMRVKYQRAPITTEWTVGAKANTGDGIVAGEKLGAALDLMEDAWWGPTVPLVGKPWFALSERNSPGSIIVNMSGKRFMNESMPYVEACHHMYGGVHGQGPGPGENIPAWLVFDQQYRDRYIFAGLQPGQRIPRKWIDSGVIIQAETLDELAAKVGLPVDEFTATVTRFNGFARSGVDEDYHRGESAYDRYYGDPTNKPNPNLGEISHPPYYAAKMVPGDLGTKGGIRTDVHGRALRDDGGVIEGLYAAGNVSAPVMGHTYPGPGGTIGPAMTFGYLAALHIAGER, from the coding sequence ATGACAGCGCAGGAGTACGACGTCGTCGTGGCCGGCAGCGGCGCCGCCGGCATGGTGGCTGCTTTGACCGCCGCACACCGAGGCCTCTCGACAGTAGTGGTCGAGAAGGCTGAGCACTACGGCGGGTCGACCGCGCGCTCGGGCGGCGGCGTCTGGATTCCCAACAACGAGGTGCTCAAGCGCCGCCGGGTGAAAGACACTCCCGAGGCGGCCCGCGCCTACCTGCACGGCATCGTCGGCGATGTCGTCGCGCCGGAACGCATCGACGCCTACCTCGACCGCGGCCCCGAGATGTTGTCCTTCGTGCTGAAGCACACGCCCTTGAAGATGTGCTGGGTGCCAGGCTATTCCGACTACTATCCCGAGGCGCCGGGTGGGCGCCCCCGCGGCCGTTCGATCGAGCCAAAGCCGTTCAACGCGCGCAAACTTGGTGTCGATGAAGCCGGGCTCGAACCCGCCTATGGCAAGGTGCCGCTCAACGTCGTTGTGATGCAACAGGACTACGTGCGTCTCAACCAGCTGAAGCGCCACCCGCGGGGTGTGCTGCGCAGCCTGCGGGTCGGCGCCCGGACGATGTGGGCGAAGTCCACCGGCAAGAACCTCGTCGGCATGGGCCGAGCCCTCATCGGACCACTGCGGATCGGGCTACAGCGAGCCGGCGTTCCGGTGAGGTTGAACACCGCGCTCACCGACCTCTACGTCGAGGACGGCCCCAACGGCCCCGTCGTGCGCGGCGTCTACGTCCGCGATACCACCGCACCCGAATCCGCTGAGCCGCAGCTCATCCGGGCCCGGCGCGGCGTGATCCTGGCCTGCGGCGGCTTCGAACACAACGAACAGATGCGGGTGAAATACCAGCGCGCGCCCATCACCACCGAGTGGACCGTCGGCGCCAAAGCCAACACCGGTGACGGCATAGTTGCCGGCGAAAAGCTAGGTGCTGCATTGGATCTGATGGAAGATGCCTGGTGGGGCCCGACGGTGCCGCTGGTCGGCAAGCCGTGGTTTGCGCTGTCGGAGCGCAACTCGCCGGGATCGATCATCGTCAACATGTCCGGCAAGCGATTCATGAACGAATCGATGCCCTATGTCGAAGCCTGCCACCACATGTACGGCGGCGTACACGGCCAGGGGCCCGGCCCGGGCGAGAACATTCCCGCGTGGCTGGTGTTCGACCAGCAATACCGGGATCGTTATATCTTTGCTGGACTGCAACCCGGGCAACGTATTCCGCGCAAATGGATCGACTCCGGCGTGATCATCCAGGCCGAGACACTCGACGAGCTTGCCGCCAAGGTCGGCCTTCCCGTCGATGAATTCACCGCGACGGTCACGCGTTTCAACGGCTTTGCCCGTTCCGGTGTCGACGAGGACTACCACCGCGGGGAGAGCGCGTACGACCGCTACTATGGCGACCCGACCAACAAGCCGAATCCCAATCTCGGCGAGATCAGTCACCCGCCTTATTACGCCGCCAAGATGGTGCCGGGGGATCTGGGCACCAAGGGCGGCATCCGCACCGATGTCCATGGGCGTGCGCTGCGCGACGACGGCGGCGTCATCGAAGGTCTCTACGCCGCAGGCAATGTCAGCGCCCCGGTGATGGGCCACACCTACCCCGGTCCAGGCGGCACCATTGGGCCGGCGATGACCTTCGGCTATCTCGCGGCCCTGCACATCGCGGGAGAGCGCTAA
- a CDS encoding acetaldehyde dehydrogenase (acetylating) produces MPSKASVAIVGSGNISTDLLYKLRRSEWLQPRWMVGIDPESEGLARAAKLGLETTYKGVDWLLEQPEKPDLVFEATSAYVHKDAAPKYAAAGIRAIDLTPAAVGPAVIPPANLREHLHAPNVNMITCGGQATIPIVYAVSRVVTVPYAEIVASVASVSAGPGTRANIDEFTKTTARGVETIGGAARGKAIIILNPAEPPMIMRDTIFCAIPEDADRAAIAASIHQVVAEVQTYVPGYRLLNEPQFDEPSLNSGGRAVVTTFVEVEGAGDYLPPYAGNLDIMTAAATKVGEEIAKEMLAVTGGAR; encoded by the coding sequence ATGCCGTCCAAGGCAAGCGTGGCCATTGTCGGTTCGGGAAATATCAGCACCGACCTGCTGTACAAGCTGCGCCGATCGGAGTGGCTCCAACCGCGCTGGATGGTGGGCATCGACCCGGAAAGCGAAGGGTTGGCGCGCGCGGCCAAGCTGGGTTTGGAGACCACCTACAAGGGGGTGGACTGGCTGCTGGAGCAACCCGAGAAGCCCGACCTGGTATTCGAGGCAACCAGCGCCTACGTGCACAAGGACGCGGCGCCGAAGTATGCGGCCGCGGGGATCCGGGCCATCGACCTGACGCCGGCCGCGGTGGGTCCGGCGGTGATTCCCCCGGCGAACCTGCGCGAGCATCTGCACGCACCGAACGTGAACATGATCACCTGCGGGGGACAGGCGACGATTCCCATCGTGTATGCGGTTTCTCGGGTGGTGACCGTTCCGTACGCCGAAATCGTCGCGTCGGTGGCCTCCGTATCGGCTGGCCCCGGGACCCGCGCCAATATCGACGAGTTCACCAAGACCACGGCGCGCGGGGTGGAGACCATTGGCGGGGCCGCGCGCGGCAAGGCGATCATCATCTTGAATCCCGCCGAACCGCCGATGATCATGCGCGACACCATCTTCTGCGCCATTCCCGAGGATGCCGACCGCGCGGCGATCGCGGCGTCGATTCACCAGGTGGTGGCCGAGGTGCAGACCTATGTGCCGGGATACCGGCTGCTCAACGAGCCGCAGTTCGATGAGCCGTCGCTCAACTCCGGTGGACGGGCCGTGGTCACTACGTTCGTCGAGGTCGAGGGTGCTGGAGATTACCTACCGCCGTATGCGGGCAACCTCGACATCATGACCGCGGCGGCCACCAAGGTCGGCGAGGAGATCGCCAAGGAGATGCTTGCGGTCACGGGAGGCGCGCGATGA
- a CDS encoding ribbon-helix-helix domain-containing protein translates to MRTTVTLDPDVVAALQRAARERGTSFKAVLNDAVRRGLGGEPSRRRYRTPSRDMGLRAGFDIDKALTLVAADEDAEVLRKLALRK, encoded by the coding sequence ATGCGTACCACCGTGACGCTGGATCCCGATGTTGTCGCGGCCCTGCAGCGCGCAGCCCGCGAGCGGGGAACCTCTTTCAAAGCGGTCCTGAACGACGCGGTGCGGCGCGGATTGGGCGGCGAGCCCTCCCGGCGGCGCTATCGCACGCCAAGTCGCGACATGGGACTGCGAGCGGGATTCGACATCGACAAGGCGTTGACGCTGGTTGCGGCGGACGAGGACGCAGAGGTCTTACGTAAGCTTGCGCTCCGCAAATGA
- the dmpG gene encoding 4-hydroxy-2-oxovalerate aldolase yields the protein MSDSIWDVRITDTSLRDGSHHKRHQFTKDEVGAIVAALDAAGVPVIEVTHGDGLGGSSFNYGFSKTPEQELIKLAAQTAKEARIAFLMLPGVGTKEDIKEAQDNGGSICRIATHCTEADVSIQHFGLARELGLETVGFLMMAHTVAPEKLAAQARIMADAGCQCVYVVDSAGALVLDGVADRVSALVAELGDDAQVGFHGHENLGLGVANSVEAVRAGAKQIDGSCRRFGAGAGNAPVEALIGVFDKIGVKTGIDFFDIADAAEDVVRPAMPAECLLDRNALIMGYSGVYSSFLKHAVRQSERYGVPAHQLLHRAGQRKLIGGQEDQLIDIALEIKREQESR from the coding sequence ATGAGTGACAGTATTTGGGACGTTCGCATTACCGACACGTCGCTGCGCGACGGCTCGCACCACAAACGCCATCAGTTCACCAAGGATGAGGTCGGAGCGATCGTGGCGGCGCTGGATGCCGCCGGGGTGCCCGTGATCGAGGTGACCCACGGCGACGGCCTGGGCGGCTCGTCGTTCAATTACGGCTTCTCCAAGACCCCCGAGCAGGAACTGATCAAGCTTGCGGCTCAGACCGCCAAAGAGGCCCGGATCGCGTTCCTGATGCTGCCCGGGGTGGGCACCAAGGAGGACATCAAGGAAGCGCAGGACAATGGCGGGTCGATCTGCCGGATCGCCACCCACTGCACCGAGGCCGACGTGTCGATCCAGCACTTCGGGCTGGCTCGCGAGCTGGGGCTGGAGACCGTCGGGTTTTTGATGATGGCGCACACCGTCGCGCCGGAGAAGCTGGCCGCCCAGGCGCGCATCATGGCCGACGCCGGTTGCCAGTGCGTCTATGTCGTCGACTCGGCGGGAGCCCTCGTTCTCGACGGCGTGGCCGACCGGGTGTCGGCGCTGGTCGCCGAGCTCGGCGACGACGCCCAAGTGGGTTTCCACGGGCACGAGAACCTCGGGCTGGGGGTGGCCAACTCGGTGGAGGCCGTGCGCGCGGGCGCCAAGCAGATCGACGGGTCCTGCCGCCGCTTCGGCGCCGGCGCGGGCAACGCGCCGGTCGAGGCGCTGATCGGGGTGTTCGACAAGATCGGCGTCAAGACCGGCATCGACTTCTTCGACATCGCCGATGCCGCCGAGGACGTAGTGCGCCCGGCCATGCCCGCCGAATGCCTGCTCGACCGCAACGCGTTGATCATGGGCTACTCCGGGGTCTACTCCAGCTTCCTCAAACACGCCGTTCGCCAGTCCGAACGCTACGGTGTGCCGGCGCATCAACTGTTGCACCGGGCGGGCCAGCGCAAGCTCATCGGCGGCCAGGAAGACCAACTCATCGACATTGCCCTGGAAATCAAACGCGAGCAAGAAAGCCGGTAG
- a CDS encoding MaoC family dehydratase, translated as MTAVGTVLPELKLYGDPTFIISTALATRDFQDVHHDRDKAIAKGSKDIFVNILTDTGLVQRYVTDWAGPSALIKSIGLRLGVPWYAYDTVTFSGEVTAVEDGVITVKVLGRNSLGDHVIATVKLTIGGA; from the coding sequence ATGACGGCTGTTGGCACTGTGCTGCCGGAGCTCAAGCTCTACGGGGATCCGACGTTCATCATCTCAACGGCCCTGGCCACCAGGGACTTCCAGGATGTGCACCACGATCGGGACAAGGCTATTGCCAAGGGGTCAAAGGACATTTTTGTCAACATCCTTACCGACACCGGGCTGGTGCAGCGTTACGTCACCGATTGGGCCGGGCCGTCGGCGTTGATCAAGTCGATCGGGCTGCGGCTGGGCGTACCATGGTACGCCTACGACACGGTGACGTTCTCCGGTGAGGTGACGGCCGTGGAGGACGGTGTGATCACGGTAAAGGTGCTGGGCCGCAATAGCCTTGGTGATCATGTCATCGCCACGGTGAAGTTGACGATTGGAGGCGCCTAG
- a CDS encoding type II toxin-antitoxin system VapC family toxin translates to MRLLDLNILIYAIDESSPRHEPARAWLDDTLSGSGTVAFAWHVLVGFVRLSTRAAVFERPLKVDEAFDVVDGWLAQPCVTVVHPTDRHTVVLRELLTPLGAAGNLTSDAHLAALSVEHGAELCSTDVDFSRFSGVRWIDPLQP, encoded by the coding sequence ATGAGACTGCTCGATCTCAACATCCTTATTTACGCGATCGACGAGTCGTCACCTCGCCATGAGCCGGCTCGCGCTTGGCTTGACGACACCTTGTCGGGCTCGGGCACAGTCGCTTTCGCATGGCACGTCCTCGTCGGCTTCGTCCGCCTGTCGACGCGCGCCGCGGTATTTGAGCGGCCTTTGAAGGTCGACGAGGCCTTCGACGTCGTTGATGGATGGTTGGCGCAACCCTGCGTTACGGTCGTTCATCCGACGGATCGCCACACGGTCGTCCTTCGCGAATTGCTGACTCCGCTTGGCGCGGCGGGAAATCTCACCAGCGACGCCCATCTGGCGGCCCTGTCTGTCGAACACGGCGCCGAACTGTGCTCCACCGATGTCGATTTCAGTCGATTTTCCGGCGTGCGCTGGATCGATCCGCTACAGCCGTAG